Proteins encoded in a region of the Phaenicophaeus curvirostris isolate KB17595 chromosome 1, BPBGC_Pcur_1.0, whole genome shotgun sequence genome:
- the SYTL2 gene encoding synaptotagmin-like protein 2 isoform X1: protein MKVADESLSKVLDLFRRSSGTEDRKHVSARSQGREPTEKVDLSARTTVLPTEHSGSSVDGKTEAAEELTFRKIKNQNTISRTSFISEDIQLIKERMKPKEENEEQNDKSLTQFDCTRHEEKEHGHEIEQQNKKSNLLEYQEQKLPTQKCESEKALQEKRRIREIRAFWERDKTIPSSEEKDISIKINASGDGALKGLGESDKIKPTAEYLSNGLDDQSKNMLRNAELRCASQASRNEGPRQASEKPERTHPPNEVNKYTKLPKASNLQPSVAATSPYPESKETLNGKVVACSQQKPHFQVLSLKEKMNEKSKDQISDPSQFQSLRNFWDTRVKLQSGIDRGGVSLPNNTSSIAYERKLEEGKGRDNVSKEELIQQQTQTAEREKYQKTVSVSCELPLGSATLKNLNIKNTDSVQLGRKPIISKAPEKMGLPEQEVKEYVEKSIISPKEHNVSLQLFQSAGDKDALKETAVDNWLYLPLEKEEKKTTPLDIKLDKGEVEETVDKVVLPKAELDVFKLSLKTLEMEASEMSSSLKLKENILKGPTFHSNQCRVSERTVEQSHDISPADQKEEISKSIAKVSVLSTDEHGNVKSLRKLFREFEPFCLQHQAADKADTLKGSQRPQAGLQNLLRETIAFHPSEYRKVGMKTSDGTNGISQMNFSVESMCQEDTGQPEEVNETIEKSFAPSKVSGLNSALEKLLKEDSEMPPPKPKRADNTVQRTVEMEARSTTYDCNGELPREIRETIEKSIAPSKVSGLTSALEKLLEEASEMPAAKLKCADGTVQRTVEMEVESMTYERGGELPEEIREIIEKSYVPYKASGLTSALEKLMEASETLPPKPNRADNTVQRTVEMKARSTTYDHNEELAQEIRETIEKSVAPSKVSGLTSALDKLLEEASEMLPPNPKCAGNTIQRTAEIKVTSMTYERDGESPQEIREAIEKSTAPSKVNSLTTALEKLLEEASETPPAKTKCADNTVQRTVEVEVESMIYERDGESPQEIRETIEKSVAPSKVSGLTSALEKLLKEASEMPPAKPKCADGIVQRTVEIEARSTTCDRNGELLQEIRETIEKSVAPSKVSGLTSTLDKLLEEASETPPAKPKRANNTVQRTVEVEAESVTYEHDGELLQESRESVERSALSKSECGVLDVNLQKLPDKVSETPASVLKNMDKKMQGQSMPAPHQQERDCSCEIQETIEKTSVSNTAKFGEFSSSLEKLLQEASEISSPISRGLHIQSPNVSCLFPSQKATLFVTMSQPYSALSSYQTQMRIATKGRPLEQNTRTSVNDLAVSEIEASDLPRGNGAINKTEKRNMVPVGLSPLEGQTNMITNKPFEINEEGRRGENTSLDDSVNNSEFKAQLKFRRASTPLKDESDSLQPEGTQLCLTSQPEDSDEVEEDGSNLGFRFSYENSDCLSQTGSSVCSEEELNPVVMALKRSADRKIPSKSLEDIPSATSNKGKINKPKEELALSAEDGPKLGQHQERNENAAGISTVPSQPDKLFSHPEKLKGLSKSVPSFLQEESDDRETDTASENSYSLGRIKKSPSSLTNLSSSSGMASLSSVSGSIMSIYSADFGNVDVKGSIQFAIDYVEQLNELHVLICQCKDLAVADVKRQRSDPYVKTYLLPEKYKLGKRKTSVKKKTLNPVYNEILRYKIEKSLLKNQSLNISVWHNDTFGRNSFLGEVELDLGTWDWRDKSNKQINWFPLKPRSSTIAPEPENRGEMKLALQYVPHPVGGKKMVYTGEVHIWVKECHDLPLLRGNRLNSFIKCTVLPDTSRKSRQKTRVVAKTTNPVFNHTMVYDGFRPEDLKEACIELTVWDHHKLANHFLGGLRIGLGTGKSYGTAVDWMDSTSDESALWKKMMNSPNTWIEDTLPLRMLMVAKLTK from the exons ATGAAAGTGGCTGATGAATCTCTATCAAAAGTCTTAGATTTGTTTAGAAGAAGTTCTGGTACTGAAGATAGGAAACATGTATCAGCTAGATCCCAAGGCAGGGAACCTACAGAAAAAGTGGACCTCTCAGCCAGAACAACAGTTCTTCCTACAGAACACAGTGGGTCTAGCGTGGATGGAAaaacagaagctgcagaagagTTAACATTTAGAAAGATTAAAAACCAGAACACTATTTCACGTACATCATTTATTTCAGAAGATATACAGCTGATAAAAGAGAGGATGAAACCTAAGGAAGAGAACGAGGAGCAAAATGACAAATCACTAACTCAATTTGACTGTACaagacatgaagaaaaagaacatggTCATGAAATCgagcaacaaaataaaaaatcaaatctCTTGGAATATCAGGAACAGAAGCTGCCAACTCAGAAATGTGAATCAGAGAAGGcactacaagaaaaaagaagaataagggAGATCAGAGCATTCTGGGAAAGGGATAAAACTATCCCCAGCAGTGAAGAGAAAGACATTAGTATCAAGATTAATGCATCAGGTGATGGTGCATTAAAAGGCCTCGGAGAAAgtgataaaataaaaccaactgcAGAATACCTATCTAATGGACTGGATGATCAAAGCAAGAATATGTTAAGAAATGCTGAACTGAGATGTGCAAGCCAGGCTTCAAGAAATGAAGGCCCACGCCAGGCATCTGAAAAACCAGAAAGAACACATCCACCTAACGAAGttaataaatacacaaaattgCCAAAAGCCAGTAACTTGCAGCCAAGTGTTGCTGCCACTTCACCTTACCCAGAGAGCAAAGAAACACTTAATGGAAAAGTTGTTGCTTGTTCCCAACAGAAGCCTCACTTCCAGgttttgtctttaaaagaaaaaatgaatgaaaagtcCAAGGACCAAATTTCAGATCCTTCACAGTTCCAGAGTCTGAGAAACTTCTGGGATACCAGAGTTAAATTACAGAGTGGCATTGATAGGGGAGGTGTTTCTTTGCCAAATAATACTAGTTCAATAGCCTATGAAAGAAAattggaggaagggaagggcagAGATAATGTGAGCAAGGAAGAGTTAATTCAACAACAAACTCaaacagcagagagagaaaaataccagaaaacaGTTTCTGTCTCATGCGAACTTCCTCTAGGATCTGCTACCCTAAAAAATctcaatataaaaaatacagactCTGTCCAGCTGGGCAGAAAACCAATTATTTCAAAAGCCCCGGAAAAGATGGGTCTTCCAGAGCAAGAAGTTAAAGAATATGTAGAAAAAAGTATCATTTCACCAAAAGAACATAATGTTTCCTTGCAGTTGTTCCAATCAGCTGGTGATAAAGATGCTTTAAAGGAGACAGCAGTAGACAATTGGCTATATTTACCTctagaaaaagaggagaaaaagactACTCCATTAGATATCAAACTTGACAAAGGAGAAGTTGAAGAGACTGTGGATAAGGTGGTTCTACCTAAGGCTGAGCTTGATGTGTTTAAATTAAGCCTAAAAACGTTAGAAATGGAGGCCTCTGAGATGTCATCTAGcttgaaactgaaagaaaacattttgaaagggCCAACTTTTCACTCAAATCAGTGCAGGGTTTCTGAAAGAACAGTAGAACAGAGTCATGATATTTCTCCTGCtgatcaaaaagaagaaataagcaAAAGCATAGCAAAAGTGAGTGTATTGTCTACAGATGAGCATGGAAATGTAAAAAGCCTCAGGAAACTGTTCAGGGAATTTGAACCTTTCTGTCTACAACATCAGGCAGCAGACAAGGCTGACACTCTGAAGGGTTCTCAGAGGCCTCAAGCTGGTTTGCAGAATCTGCTCCGAGAAACCATTGCATTTCACCCTTCTGAGTATAGAAAGGTGGGAATGAAAACATCAGATGGCACAAATGGTATATCGCAAATGAATTTTAGTGTAGAATCAATGTGCCAAGAAGATACTGGTCAGCCTGAAGAGGTCAACGAGACCATAGAAAAATCCTTTGCCCCCTCCAAGGTCAGTGGCTTGAATTCTGCTTTAGAGAAACTGCTGAAGGAGGATTCTGAAATGCCACCTCCTAAACCAAAGCGTGCTGACAACACAGTCCAGAGAACTGTGGAGATGGAAGCTAGAAGCACAACTTATGATTGTAATGGGGAATTGCCACGGGAAATCAGAGAGACCATAGAGAAGTCCATTGCTCCATCCAAGGTCAGTGGCTTGACTTCTGCTTTGGAGAAACTACTGGAGGAGGCCTCTGAAATGCCAGCTGCTAAACTGAAGTGTGCTGATGGAACAGTCCAGAGAACTGTGGAGATGGAAGTTGAAAGCATGACCTATGAGCGTGGTGGAGAGTTGCCAGAGGAAATCagagaaataatagaaaaatcCTATGTCCCATACAAAGCCAGTGGCTTGACCTCTGCTTTAGAGAAACTGATGGAGGCCTCTGAAACGTTGCCTCCTAAACCAAACCGTGCTGACAACACAGTCCAGAGAACTGTGGAGATGAAAGCTAGAAGCACAACTTATGATCATAATGAGGAATTGGCACAGGAAATCAGAGAGACCATAGAGAAGTCCGTTGCTCCATCCAAGGTCAGTGGCTTGACTTCTGCTTTGGACAAACTGCTGGAGGAGGCCTCTGAAATGCTCCCTCCTAACCCGAAGTGTGCTGGTAATACAATCCAGAGAACTGCGGAGATCAAAGTTACAAGCATGACCTATGAGCGTGATGGTGAGTCACCACAGGAGATCAGAGAGGCCATAGAAAAGTCTACTGCCCCATCTAAGGTAAACAGCTTGACTACTGCTttagagaagctgctggaggaggcctCTGAAACGCCACCTGCTAAGACAAAGTGTGCCGACAACACAGTCCAGAGAACTGTGGAGGTGGAAGTTGAAAGCATGATCTATGAACGTGATGGAGAGTCACCACAGGAGATCAGAGAGACCATAGAGAAGTCCGTTGCTCCATCCAAGGTCAGTGGCTTGACTTCTGCTTTGGAGAAACTGCTGAAGGAGGCCTCTGAAATGCCACCTGCTAAACCAAAGTGTGCTGATGGCATAGTCCAGAGAACTGTGGAGATTGAAGCTAGAAGCACAACTTGTGATCGTAACGGGGAATTGCTGCAGGAAATCAGAGAGACCATAGAGAAGTCTGTTGCCCCATCCAAGGTCAGTGGCTTGACTTCTACTTTGGACAAACTGCTGGAGGAGGCCTCTGAAACGCCACCTGCTAAACCAAAGCGTGCTAACAACACAGTCCAGAGAACTGTGGAGGTGGAAGCTGAAAGCGTGACTTACGAGCATGATGGTGAGTTgctgcaggaaagcagagaaagtgTTGAAAGATCTGCATTGTCCAAGTCTGAATGTGGAGTGCTTGATGTTAATTTGCAGAAGCTACCAGATAAGGTCTCTGAAACACCAGCTTCTGTGCTGAAAAATATGGACAAGAAAATGCAAGGTCAAAGTATGCCTGCTCCACATCAACAAGAGAGAGACTGTTCCTGTGAAATACAAGAAACAATAGAAAAGACTTCTGTTTCAAATACTGCAAAATTTGGTGAATTCAGTAGCTCTTTAGAAAAACTACTGCAAGAAGCATCTGAAATTTCTTCTCCGATATCCAGAGGGTTACATATACAATCCCCAAATGTTTCTTGCTTGTTTCCATCACAAAAAGCGACTCTATTTGTGACAATGTCACAGCCATATAGTGCTTTAAGTAGCTATCAGACACAGATGAGGATAGCTACCAAAGGCAGACCTCTTGAACAGAATACCAGAACTTCAGTGAATGATCTTGCTGTAAGTGAAATTGAAGCTTCTGATCTCCCCAGAGGGAATGGAGCTATTAAtaagacagaaaagagaaacatgGTTCCAGTTGGTCTCTCTCCCTTGGAAGGACAGACCAATATGATTACAAACAAGCCATTTGAGATaaatgaagaaggaaggagaggtgaaAATACATCCTTGGATGACTCTGTGAATAATTCAGAATTTAAAGCACAACTGAAATTCAGAAGAGCAAGCACACCACTTAAGGATGAGAGCGACTCTCTCCAGCCAGAAGGCACTCAACTCTGCCTAACGTCTCAGCCTGAGGATAGTGATGAAGTGGAAGAGGATGGCTCAAATTTGGGATTCAGATTTTCATATGAAAACTCCGATTGCCTCTCTCAAACCGGAAGTTCAGTTT GTTCAGAAGAAGAATTAAATCCTGTTGTGATGGCTTTGAAAAGGAGTGCAGATAGGAAAATACCTTCCAAAAGTCTAGAGGACATTCCATCAGCCACCTCAA ataaaggaaaaataaataagccaAAGGAAGAATTAGCTCTTAGTGCTGAAGATG GTCCAAAACTTGGTCAACATCAAGAGAGGAATGAAAATGCAGCGGGAA TTTCCACAGTGCCTTCTCAGCCCGATAAGCTGTTTTCCCATCCTGAAAAACTAAAAGGACTGAGCAAGTCTGTACCATCATTCCTACAGGAAGAG AGTGATGACAGAGAGACAGATACAGCATCAGAAAACAGTTATTCCCTTGGCAGAATCAAGAAGAGTCCCAGCTCTCTAACCAATCTTAGCAGCTCTTCTGGCATGGCCTCCTTATCCTCT GTGAGCGGCAGCATAATGAGCATCTACAGTGCAGACTTTGGCAATGTTGATGTGAAGGGGAGCATCCAGTTTGCTATTGATTATGTAGAGCAGCTGAACGAGCTCCATGTTTTGATTTGCCAGTGTAAAGACTTGGCAGTGGCAGATGTTAAGCGACAGCGTTCAGACCC GTATGTAAAGACCTACCTGCTTCCAGAGAAATACAAGCTGGGCAAACGGAAgacttctgtgaaaaagaaaactttaaatcCAGTCTATAATGAAATACTGCGG TATAAAATTGAGAAGAGTCTTCTAAAGAACCAAAGCCTTAATATCTCTGTCTGGCACAATGATACCTTTGGGAGGAATAGCTTCCTTGGGGAAGTGGAGCTTGATTTAGGAACCTGGGACTGGAGAGATAAATCCAACAAGCAAATCAACTGGTTTCCACTCAAGCCAAGG TCTTCAACAATTGCTCCTGAACCAGAAAACAGAGGGGAGATGAAACTAGCCCTCCAGTATGTTCCTCACCCTGTTGGAG GAAAGAAGATGGTGTATACTGGTGAGGTCCACATCTGGGTGAAAGAATGCCatgaccttcctcttctgagaGGCAACAGGCTCAACTCTTTTATTAAGTG tacCGTTCTCCCAGATACTAGCAGAAAAAGTCGCCAGAAAACAAGAGTAGTGGCAAAAACTACAAACCCAGTATTCAACCACACAATGGTCTATGATGGCTTTAGACCAGAGGATTTGAAAGAAGCCTGTATAGAGCTCACAGTCTGGGATCACCACAAACTAGCCAACCACTTTCTGGGAGGTCTCAGGATAGGCCTTGGAACAG GCAAAAGCTATGGAACCGCAGTAGACTGGATGGATTCTACTTCAGACGAAAGTGCCCTTTGGAAGAAGATGATGAACTCGCCGAACACGTGGATCGAAGATACACTACCTCTCAGGATGCTGATGGTTGCAAAACTGACAAAATAA
- the SYTL2 gene encoding synaptotagmin-like protein 2 isoform X3 gives MKVADESLSKVLDLFRRSSGTEDRKHVSARSQGREPTEKVDLSARTTVLPTEHSGSSVDGKTEAAEELTFRKIKNQNTISRTSFISEDIQLIKERMKPKEENEEQNDKSLTQFDCTRHEEKEHGHEIEQQNKKSNLLEYQEQKLPTQKCESEKALQEKRRIREIRAFWERDKTIPSSEEKDISIKINASGDGALKGLGESDKIKPTAEYLSNGLDDQSKNMLRNAELRCASQASRNEGPRQASEKPERTHPPNEVNKYTKLPKASNLQPSVAATSPYPESKETLNGKVVACSQQKPHFQVLSLKEKMNEKSKDQISDPSQFQSLRNFWDTRVKLQSGIDRGGVSLPNNTSSIAYERKLEEGKGRDNVSKEELIQQQTQTAEREKYQKTVSVSCELPLGSATLKNLNIKNTDSVQLGRKPIISKAPEKMGLPEQEVKEYVEKSIISPKEHNVSLQLFQSAGDKDALKETAVDNWLYLPLEKEEKKTTPLDIKLDKGEVEETVDKVVLPKAELDVFKLSLKTLEMEASEMSSSLKLKENILKGPTFHSNQCRVSERTVEQSHDISPADQKEEISKSIAKVSVLSTDEHGNVKSLRKLFREFEPFCLQHQAADKADTLKGSQRPQAGLQNLLRETIAFHPSEYRKVGMKTSDGTNGISQMNFSVESMCQEDTGQPEEVNETIEKSFAPSKVSGLNSALEKLLKEDSEMPPPKPKRADNTVQRTVEMEARSTTYDCNGELPREIRETIEKSIAPSKVSGLTSALEKLLEEASEMPAAKLKCADGTVQRTVEMEVESMTYERGGELPEEIREIIEKSYVPYKASGLTSALEKLMEASETLPPKPNRADNTVQRTVEMKARSTTYDHNEELAQEIRETIEKSVAPSKVSGLTSALDKLLEEASEMLPPNPKCAGNTIQRTAEIKVTSMTYERDGESPQEIREAIEKSTAPSKVNSLTTALEKLLEEASETPPAKTKCADNTVQRTVEVEVESMIYERDGESPQEIRETIEKSVAPSKVSGLTSALEKLLKEASEMPPAKPKCADGIVQRTVEIEARSTTCDRNGELLQEIRETIEKSVAPSKVSGLTSTLDKLLEEASETPPAKPKRANNTVQRTVEVEAESVTYEHDGELLQESRESVERSALSKSECGVLDVNLQKLPDKVSETPASVLKNMDKKMQGQSMPAPHQQERDCSCEIQETIEKTSVSNTAKFGEFSSSLEKLLQEASEISSPISRGLHIQSPNVSCLFPSQKATLFVTMSQPYSALSSYQTQMRIATKGRPLEQNTRTSVNDLAVSEIEASDLPRGNGAINKTEKRNMVPVGLSPLEGQTNMITNKPFEINEEGRRGENTSLDDSVNNSEFKAQLKFRRASTPLKDESDSLQPEGTQLCLTSQPEDSDEVEEDGSNLGFRFSYENSDCLSQTGSSVCSEEELNPVVMALKRSADRKIPSKSLEDIPSATSNKGKINKPKEELALSAEDGPKLGQHQERNENAAGISTVPSQPDKLFSHPEKLKGLSKSVPSFLQEEVSGSIMSIYSADFGNVDVKGSIQFAIDYVEQLNELHVLICQCKDLAVADVKRQRSDPYVKTYLLPEKYKLGKRKTSVKKKTLNPVYNEILRYKIEKSLLKNQSLNISVWHNDTFGRNSFLGEVELDLGTWDWRDKSNKQINWFPLKPRSSTIAPEPENRGEMKLALQYVPHPVGGKKMVYTGEVHIWVKECHDLPLLRGNRLNSFIKCTVLPDTSRKSRQKTRVVAKTTNPVFNHTMVYDGFRPEDLKEACIELTVWDHHKLANHFLGGLRIGLGTGKSYGTAVDWMDSTSDESALWKKMMNSPNTWIEDTLPLRMLMVAKLTK, from the exons ATGAAAGTGGCTGATGAATCTCTATCAAAAGTCTTAGATTTGTTTAGAAGAAGTTCTGGTACTGAAGATAGGAAACATGTATCAGCTAGATCCCAAGGCAGGGAACCTACAGAAAAAGTGGACCTCTCAGCCAGAACAACAGTTCTTCCTACAGAACACAGTGGGTCTAGCGTGGATGGAAaaacagaagctgcagaagagTTAACATTTAGAAAGATTAAAAACCAGAACACTATTTCACGTACATCATTTATTTCAGAAGATATACAGCTGATAAAAGAGAGGATGAAACCTAAGGAAGAGAACGAGGAGCAAAATGACAAATCACTAACTCAATTTGACTGTACaagacatgaagaaaaagaacatggTCATGAAATCgagcaacaaaataaaaaatcaaatctCTTGGAATATCAGGAACAGAAGCTGCCAACTCAGAAATGTGAATCAGAGAAGGcactacaagaaaaaagaagaataagggAGATCAGAGCATTCTGGGAAAGGGATAAAACTATCCCCAGCAGTGAAGAGAAAGACATTAGTATCAAGATTAATGCATCAGGTGATGGTGCATTAAAAGGCCTCGGAGAAAgtgataaaataaaaccaactgcAGAATACCTATCTAATGGACTGGATGATCAAAGCAAGAATATGTTAAGAAATGCTGAACTGAGATGTGCAAGCCAGGCTTCAAGAAATGAAGGCCCACGCCAGGCATCTGAAAAACCAGAAAGAACACATCCACCTAACGAAGttaataaatacacaaaattgCCAAAAGCCAGTAACTTGCAGCCAAGTGTTGCTGCCACTTCACCTTACCCAGAGAGCAAAGAAACACTTAATGGAAAAGTTGTTGCTTGTTCCCAACAGAAGCCTCACTTCCAGgttttgtctttaaaagaaaaaatgaatgaaaagtcCAAGGACCAAATTTCAGATCCTTCACAGTTCCAGAGTCTGAGAAACTTCTGGGATACCAGAGTTAAATTACAGAGTGGCATTGATAGGGGAGGTGTTTCTTTGCCAAATAATACTAGTTCAATAGCCTATGAAAGAAAattggaggaagggaagggcagAGATAATGTGAGCAAGGAAGAGTTAATTCAACAACAAACTCaaacagcagagagagaaaaataccagaaaacaGTTTCTGTCTCATGCGAACTTCCTCTAGGATCTGCTACCCTAAAAAATctcaatataaaaaatacagactCTGTCCAGCTGGGCAGAAAACCAATTATTTCAAAAGCCCCGGAAAAGATGGGTCTTCCAGAGCAAGAAGTTAAAGAATATGTAGAAAAAAGTATCATTTCACCAAAAGAACATAATGTTTCCTTGCAGTTGTTCCAATCAGCTGGTGATAAAGATGCTTTAAAGGAGACAGCAGTAGACAATTGGCTATATTTACCTctagaaaaagaggagaaaaagactACTCCATTAGATATCAAACTTGACAAAGGAGAAGTTGAAGAGACTGTGGATAAGGTGGTTCTACCTAAGGCTGAGCTTGATGTGTTTAAATTAAGCCTAAAAACGTTAGAAATGGAGGCCTCTGAGATGTCATCTAGcttgaaactgaaagaaaacattttgaaagggCCAACTTTTCACTCAAATCAGTGCAGGGTTTCTGAAAGAACAGTAGAACAGAGTCATGATATTTCTCCTGCtgatcaaaaagaagaaataagcaAAAGCATAGCAAAAGTGAGTGTATTGTCTACAGATGAGCATGGAAATGTAAAAAGCCTCAGGAAACTGTTCAGGGAATTTGAACCTTTCTGTCTACAACATCAGGCAGCAGACAAGGCTGACACTCTGAAGGGTTCTCAGAGGCCTCAAGCTGGTTTGCAGAATCTGCTCCGAGAAACCATTGCATTTCACCCTTCTGAGTATAGAAAGGTGGGAATGAAAACATCAGATGGCACAAATGGTATATCGCAAATGAATTTTAGTGTAGAATCAATGTGCCAAGAAGATACTGGTCAGCCTGAAGAGGTCAACGAGACCATAGAAAAATCCTTTGCCCCCTCCAAGGTCAGTGGCTTGAATTCTGCTTTAGAGAAACTGCTGAAGGAGGATTCTGAAATGCCACCTCCTAAACCAAAGCGTGCTGACAACACAGTCCAGAGAACTGTGGAGATGGAAGCTAGAAGCACAACTTATGATTGTAATGGGGAATTGCCACGGGAAATCAGAGAGACCATAGAGAAGTCCATTGCTCCATCCAAGGTCAGTGGCTTGACTTCTGCTTTGGAGAAACTACTGGAGGAGGCCTCTGAAATGCCAGCTGCTAAACTGAAGTGTGCTGATGGAACAGTCCAGAGAACTGTGGAGATGGAAGTTGAAAGCATGACCTATGAGCGTGGTGGAGAGTTGCCAGAGGAAATCagagaaataatagaaaaatcCTATGTCCCATACAAAGCCAGTGGCTTGACCTCTGCTTTAGAGAAACTGATGGAGGCCTCTGAAACGTTGCCTCCTAAACCAAACCGTGCTGACAACACAGTCCAGAGAACTGTGGAGATGAAAGCTAGAAGCACAACTTATGATCATAATGAGGAATTGGCACAGGAAATCAGAGAGACCATAGAGAAGTCCGTTGCTCCATCCAAGGTCAGTGGCTTGACTTCTGCTTTGGACAAACTGCTGGAGGAGGCCTCTGAAATGCTCCCTCCTAACCCGAAGTGTGCTGGTAATACAATCCAGAGAACTGCGGAGATCAAAGTTACAAGCATGACCTATGAGCGTGATGGTGAGTCACCACAGGAGATCAGAGAGGCCATAGAAAAGTCTACTGCCCCATCTAAGGTAAACAGCTTGACTACTGCTttagagaagctgctggaggaggcctCTGAAACGCCACCTGCTAAGACAAAGTGTGCCGACAACACAGTCCAGAGAACTGTGGAGGTGGAAGTTGAAAGCATGATCTATGAACGTGATGGAGAGTCACCACAGGAGATCAGAGAGACCATAGAGAAGTCCGTTGCTCCATCCAAGGTCAGTGGCTTGACTTCTGCTTTGGAGAAACTGCTGAAGGAGGCCTCTGAAATGCCACCTGCTAAACCAAAGTGTGCTGATGGCATAGTCCAGAGAACTGTGGAGATTGAAGCTAGAAGCACAACTTGTGATCGTAACGGGGAATTGCTGCAGGAAATCAGAGAGACCATAGAGAAGTCTGTTGCCCCATCCAAGGTCAGTGGCTTGACTTCTACTTTGGACAAACTGCTGGAGGAGGCCTCTGAAACGCCACCTGCTAAACCAAAGCGTGCTAACAACACAGTCCAGAGAACTGTGGAGGTGGAAGCTGAAAGCGTGACTTACGAGCATGATGGTGAGTTgctgcaggaaagcagagaaagtgTTGAAAGATCTGCATTGTCCAAGTCTGAATGTGGAGTGCTTGATGTTAATTTGCAGAAGCTACCAGATAAGGTCTCTGAAACACCAGCTTCTGTGCTGAAAAATATGGACAAGAAAATGCAAGGTCAAAGTATGCCTGCTCCACATCAACAAGAGAGAGACTGTTCCTGTGAAATACAAGAAACAATAGAAAAGACTTCTGTTTCAAATACTGCAAAATTTGGTGAATTCAGTAGCTCTTTAGAAAAACTACTGCAAGAAGCATCTGAAATTTCTTCTCCGATATCCAGAGGGTTACATATACAATCCCCAAATGTTTCTTGCTTGTTTCCATCACAAAAAGCGACTCTATTTGTGACAATGTCACAGCCATATAGTGCTTTAAGTAGCTATCAGACACAGATGAGGATAGCTACCAAAGGCAGACCTCTTGAACAGAATACCAGAACTTCAGTGAATGATCTTGCTGTAAGTGAAATTGAAGCTTCTGATCTCCCCAGAGGGAATGGAGCTATTAAtaagacagaaaagagaaacatgGTTCCAGTTGGTCTCTCTCCCTTGGAAGGACAGACCAATATGATTACAAACAAGCCATTTGAGATaaatgaagaaggaaggagaggtgaaAATACATCCTTGGATGACTCTGTGAATAATTCAGAATTTAAAGCACAACTGAAATTCAGAAGAGCAAGCACACCACTTAAGGATGAGAGCGACTCTCTCCAGCCAGAAGGCACTCAACTCTGCCTAACGTCTCAGCCTGAGGATAGTGATGAAGTGGAAGAGGATGGCTCAAATTTGGGATTCAGATTTTCATATGAAAACTCCGATTGCCTCTCTCAAACCGGAAGTTCAGTTT GTTCAGAAGAAGAATTAAATCCTGTTGTGATGGCTTTGAAAAGGAGTGCAGATAGGAAAATACCTTCCAAAAGTCTAGAGGACATTCCATCAGCCACCTCAA ataaaggaaaaataaataagccaAAGGAAGAATTAGCTCTTAGTGCTGAAGATG GTCCAAAACTTGGTCAACATCAAGAGAGGAATGAAAATGCAGCGGGAA TTTCCACAGTGCCTTCTCAGCCCGATAAGCTGTTTTCCCATCCTGAAAAACTAAAAGGACTGAGCAAGTCTGTACCATCATTCCTACAGGAAGAG GTGAGCGGCAGCATAATGAGCATCTACAGTGCAGACTTTGGCAATGTTGATGTGAAGGGGAGCATCCAGTTTGCTATTGATTATGTAGAGCAGCTGAACGAGCTCCATGTTTTGATTTGCCAGTGTAAAGACTTGGCAGTGGCAGATGTTAAGCGACAGCGTTCAGACCC GTATGTAAAGACCTACCTGCTTCCAGAGAAATACAAGCTGGGCAAACGGAAgacttctgtgaaaaagaaaactttaaatcCAGTCTATAATGAAATACTGCGG TATAAAATTGAGAAGAGTCTTCTAAAGAACCAAAGCCTTAATATCTCTGTCTGGCACAATGATACCTTTGGGAGGAATAGCTTCCTTGGGGAAGTGGAGCTTGATTTAGGAACCTGGGACTGGAGAGATAAATCCAACAAGCAAATCAACTGGTTTCCACTCAAGCCAAGG TCTTCAACAATTGCTCCTGAACCAGAAAACAGAGGGGAGATGAAACTAGCCCTCCAGTATGTTCCTCACCCTGTTGGAG GAAAGAAGATGGTGTATACTGGTGAGGTCCACATCTGGGTGAAAGAATGCCatgaccttcctcttctgagaGGCAACAGGCTCAACTCTTTTATTAAGTG tacCGTTCTCCCAGATACTAGCAGAAAAAGTCGCCAGAAAACAAGAGTAGTGGCAAAAACTACAAACCCAGTATTCAACCACACAATGGTCTATGATGGCTTTAGACCAGAGGATTTGAAAGAAGCCTGTATAGAGCTCACAGTCTGGGATCACCACAAACTAGCCAACCACTTTCTGGGAGGTCTCAGGATAGGCCTTGGAACAG GCAAAAGCTATGGAACCGCAGTAGACTGGATGGATTCTACTTCAGACGAAAGTGCCCTTTGGAAGAAGATGATGAACTCGCCGAACACGTGGATCGAAGATACACTACCTCTCAGGATGCTGATGGTTGCAAAACTGACAAAATAA